A genome region from Musa acuminata AAA Group cultivar baxijiao unplaced genomic scaffold, Cavendish_Baxijiao_AAA HiC_scaffold_1142, whole genome shotgun sequence includes the following:
- the LOC135671573 gene encoding probable CCR4-associated factor 1 homolog 11: MSSQRGGGGGGRQHLVVRSVWAWNLEYEFSIIASLVDRFSYVAFDTEFPGFLYRTRRPHRLLPPSLRYAFLKANVDKMELVQLGLTLFDAFGDLPSIGTGGRVGYAWEFNFREFDVRRDLHAPDSVDLLRSSGIDFDRLPLYGIDSGQFAAHLYRSGLVAHCRFCRPHSTRWIAFHSCYDFAYLIKVLGFGRPLPDTLEEFLGLVNLLFGETVDLKHIMRGCKGLSGGLERVASTLGVPRQAGKSHQAGSDSLVTCQVYLKMKRRFFDDQDAKVACHRGIIYGLQAC, translated from the coding sequence ATGTCTTcgcaacgaggaggaggaggaggagggcggcaaCATTTGGTGGTGCGCTCGGTTTGGGCGTGGAACTTGGAGTACGAGTTCTCCATCATTGCTTCCCTCGTGGATCGCTTCTCTTACGTCGCCTTCGACACGGAGTTTCCCGGCTTCCTCTACAGAACTCGGAGGCCACACCGTCTTCTCCCGCCCAGCCTGCGCTACGCCTTCCTCAAGGCCAACGTCGACAAGATGGAGCTCGTCCAACTCGGCCTCACCCTCTTCGACGCCTTCGGCGACCTCCCCTCCATCGGCACCGGCGGCAGGGTCGGGTACGCGTGGGAGTTCAACTTCCGCGAATTCGATGTCCGACGCGACCTCCACGCGCCGGACTCCGTCGACCTGCTCCGCTCCAGTGGCATCGACTTCGACCGGCTCCCCCTCTACGGCATTGACTCCGGCCAGTTCGCCGCCCACCTCTATCGTTCCGGCCTCGTCGCTCATTGCCGTTTCTGCCGCCCGCACTCCACTCGATGGATCGCCTTTCACAGCTGCTACGACTTCGCCTATCTCATCAAGGTGCTGGGGTTCGGCCGGCCTCTGCCCGACACCCTGGAAGAGTTCCTCGGCCTGGTGAACTTGCTCTTCGGAGAGACTGTGGATCTCAAGCACATTATGCGCGGCTGCAAGGGTCTCTCCGGCGGGCTGGAGAGAGTGGCGAGTACCCTCGGGGTGCCACGCCAAGCTGGGAAGTCGCATCAAGCTGGATCAGATAGCTTGGTGACCTGCCAAGTCTATCTGAAGATGAAGCGGAGGTTCTTCGACGACCAAGACGCCAAGGTGGCCTGCCATCGCGGCATCATCTACGGCCTACAAGCCTGCTGA
- the LOC135671578 gene encoding uncharacterized protein LOC135671578 yields MGDPGAASRRKNRLPKGGSESSDLHAAARNGDLTTVESICNANPLAVNTRDRHSRTPYPFSLVLLSSIFAFVVVIMWWALRLVQNLSSEQLIAPPRTEVARFLCKNNADIGAAAAMGDTAAIHFAAQKGHLEIIRILLSSDVSVKAC; encoded by the exons ATGGGAGACCCCGGAGCGGCATCGAGGAGGAAGAACCGATTACCGAAGGGGGGCAGCGAATCTTCCGATCTCCACGCCGCCGCGAGGAACGGGGACCTCACCACGGTCGAGTCCATCTGCAACGCTAATCCCCTCGCCGTCAATACTCGAGATCGCCATTCCCGGACACCGTATCCTTTCTCCCTTGTTCTCCTTTCCTCAATCTTCGCTTTTGTTGTCGTTATCATGTGGTGGGCTCTTCGCTTGGTTCAGAATCTGTCGAGCGAGCAGCTTATTGCGCCGCCGAGA ACAGAGGTAGCAAGATTTCTCTGCAAGAATAACGCCGACATTGGAGCTGCTGCTGCTATGGGTGATACAGCCGCGATCCATTTTGCTGCTCAGAAAGGTCATCTAGAGATAATTAGGATCCTATTATCCTCTGATGTCTCTGTCAAGGCCTGCTAA
- the LOC135671581 gene encoding probable CCR4-associated factor 1 homolog 11, producing MSSQRGGGGGGRQHLVVRSVWAWNLEYEFSIIASLVDRFSYVAFDTEFPGFLYRTRRPHRLLPPSLRYAFLKANVDKMELVQLGLTLFDAFGDLPSIGTGGRVGYAWEFNFREFDVRRDLHAPDSVDLLRSSGIDFDRLPLYGIDSGQFAAHLYRSGLVAHCRFCRPHSTRWIAFHSCYDFAYLIKVLGFGRPLPDTLEEFLGLVNLLFGETVDLKHIMRGCKGLSGGLERVASTLGMPRQAGKSHQAGSDSLVTCQVYLKMKRRFFDDQDAKVACHRGIIYGLQAC from the coding sequence ATGTCTTcgcaacgaggaggaggaggaggagggcggcaaCATTTGGTGGTGCGCTCGGTTTGGGCGTGGAACTTGGAGTACGAGTTCTCCATCATTGCTTCCCTCGTGGATCGCTTCTCTTACGTCGCCTTCGACACGGAGTTTCCCGGCTTCCTCTACAGAACTCGGAGGCCACACCGTCTTCTCCCGCCCAGCCTGCGCTACGCCTTCCTCAAGGCCAACGTCGACAAGATGGAGCTCGTCCAACTCGGCCTCACCCTCTTCGACGCCTTCGGCGACCTCCCCTCCATCGGCACCGGCGGCAGGGTCGGGTACGCGTGGGAGTTCAACTTCCGCGAATTCGATGTCCGACGCGACCTCCACGCGCCGGACTCCGTCGACCTGCTCCGCTCCAGTGGCATCGACTTCGACCGGCTCCCCCTCTACGGCATTGACTCCGGCCAGTTCGCCGCCCACCTCTATCGTTCCGGCCTCGTCGCTCATTGCCGTTTCTGCCGCCCGCACTCCACTCGATGGATCGCCTTTCACAGCTGCTACGACTTCGCCTATCTCATCAAGGTGCTGGGGTTCGGCCGGCCTCTGCCCGACACCCTGGAAGAGTTCCTCGGCCTGGTGAACTTGCTCTTCGGAGAGACTGTGGATCTCAAGCACATTATGCGCGGCTGCAAGGGTCTCTCCGGCGGGCTGGAGAGAGTGGCGAGTACCCTCGGGATGCCACGCCAAGCTGGGAAGTCGCATCAAGCTGGATCAGATAGCTTGGTGACCTGCCAAGTCTATCTGAAGATGAAGCGGAGGTTCTTCGACGACCAAGACGCCAAGGTGGCCTGCCATCGCGGCATCATCTACGGCCTACAAGCCTGCTGA
- the LOC135671603 gene encoding myb-related protein 1-like: MGDPGAASRRKNRLPKGGGESSDLHAAARNGDLTTVESICNANPLAVNTRDRHSRTPEILLGEALWYQIEVQRKLQEQLVAQKKLQTSIKAQRKYLQAMLEKAQKIFVST; the protein is encoded by the exons ATGGGAGACCCCGGAGCGGCATCGAGGAGGAAGAACCGATTACCGAAGGGGGGCGGCGAATCTTCCGATCTCCACGCCGCCGCGAGGAACGGGGACCTCACCACGGTCGAGTCCATCTGCAACGCTAATCCCCTCGCCGTCAATACTCGAGATCGCCATTCCCGGACACC AGAAATACTTCTTGGAGAGGCGTTGTGGTATCAGATCGAAGTGCAGAGGAAACTGCAGGAGCAGCTCGTG GCACAGAAGAAATTGCAAACGAGTATAAAGGCTCAGAGGAAGTACTTGCAAGCAATGCTGGAGAAAGCTCAGAAGATCTTTGTTTCGACATGA
- the LOC135671584 gene encoding probable CCR4-associated factor 1 homolog 11, with protein MSSQRGGGGGGRQHLVVRSVWAWNLEYEFSIIASLVDRFSYVAFDTEFPGFLYRTRRPHRLLPPSLRYAFLKANVDKMELVQLGLTLFDAFGDLPSIGTGGRVGYVWEFNFREFDVRRDLHAPDSVDLLRSSGIDFDRLPLYGIDSGQFAAHLYRSGLVAHCRFCRPHSTRWIAFHSCYDFAYLIKVLGFGRPLPDTLEEFLGLVNLLFGETVDLKHIMRGCKGLSGGLERVASTLGVPRQAGKSHQAGSDSLVTCQVYLKMKRRFFDDQDAKVACHRGIIYGLQAC; from the coding sequence ATGTCTTcgcaacgaggaggaggaggaggagggcggcaaCATTTGGTGGTGCGCTCGGTTTGGGCGTGGAACTTGGAGTACGAGTTCTCCATCATTGCTTCCCTCGTGGATCGCTTCTCTTACGTCGCCTTCGACACGGAGTTTCCCGGCTTCCTCTACAGAACTCGGAGGCCACACCGTCTTCTCCCGCCCAGCCTGCGCTACGCCTTCCTCAAGGCCAACGTCGACAAGATGGAGCTCGTCCAACTCGGCCTCACCCTCTTCGACGCCTTCGGCGACCTCCCCTCCATCGGCACCGGCGGCAGGGTCGGGTACGTGTGGGAGTTCAACTTCCGCGAATTCGATGTCCGACGCGACCTCCACGCGCCGGACTCCGTCGACCTGCTCCGCTCCAGTGGCATCGACTTCGACCGGCTCCCCCTCTACGGCATCGACTCCGGCCAGTTCGCCGCCCACCTCTATCGTTCCGGCCTCGTCGCTCATTGCCGTTTCTGCCGCCCGCACTCCACTCGATGGATCGCCTTTCACAGCTGCTACGACTTCGCCTATCTCATCAAGGTGCTGGGGTTCGGCCGGCCTCTGCCCGACACCCTGGAAGAGTTCCTCGGCCTGGTGAACTTGCTCTTCGGAGAGACTGTGGATCTCAAGCACATTATGCGCGGCTGCAAGGGTCTCTCCGGCGGGCTGGAGAGAGTGGCGAGTACCCTCGGGGTGCCACGCCAAGCTGGGAAGTCGCATCAAGCTGGATCAGATAGCTTGGTGACCTGCCAAGTCTATCTGAAGATGAAGCGGAGGTTCTTCGACGACCAAGACGCCAAGGTGGCCTGCCATCGCGGCATCATCTACGGCCTACAAGCCTGCTGA